The Deltaproteobacteria bacterium genome window below encodes:
- a CDS encoding DegQ family serine endoprotease, whose translation MRKQYSKSTLIVTAFFSALLALLFACSFDFTKKTKAEDQKALNATPAPNSFSQKNSSNNFPSFTEMVKRIKPAVVNISSTHIVRQRIPRNYRNPAFDDFFNKFFGAPQEQSQSSLGSGFIIDAEGTILTNNHVVQDADEIQVKLDDGRKFQAKILGTDPKTDIAVIKMQGASHFPFVPLGNSDPLEVGEWVVAVGNPFGLGQTVTAGIVSAKGRVIGAGPYDNFIQTDASINPGNSGGPLFNLNGEVIGINTAIIASGQGIGFAIPINVAKNLAPQLEKKGKVSRGFLGVGIQEMDENLVKSFGLSNDKGALVVGVNPGGPAEKVGIEVGDVIVSFNGKTIEGAHDLPIQVSQASVGSKVPVEIIRKGQKKNFMVEITELEPAEKQMAQSEKASGTLGLQVREPKIDELEELGLRSKKGVLVARVGQDSAAQWVGLQGGDVILEINSNPINSLEDYNQTVSKIKNGDIVRMLVKRGQRSSYLAFRK comes from the coding sequence ATGAGAAAACAATATTCAAAAAGTACTTTAATTGTCACAGCCTTTTTTTCGGCTTTACTTGCGCTTTTGTTTGCTTGCAGTTTTGATTTTACAAAAAAAACGAAGGCGGAAGACCAAAAAGCGCTTAATGCGACTCCTGCTCCAAATTCTTTTTCCCAAAAAAACTCTTCAAATAATTTTCCCTCTTTTACAGAGATGGTGAAACGCATAAAACCCGCGGTAGTCAATATCTCTAGCACGCATATTGTTCGCCAACGCATTCCCAGAAATTATCGGAATCCTGCCTTTGATGATTTTTTTAACAAATTCTTTGGTGCCCCTCAAGAACAGAGCCAAAGTAGTTTGGGGAGCGGTTTCATCATTGATGCAGAAGGAACCATTCTGACCAACAATCACGTAGTTCAGGATGCCGATGAAATTCAGGTAAAGTTGGATGATGGTAGAAAATTTCAGGCGAAAATTTTAGGAACGGATCCTAAAACAGACATTGCCGTGATTAAAATGCAGGGCGCTTCTCACTTTCCTTTTGTTCCGCTTGGAAACTCCGATCCGCTGGAAGTTGGGGAGTGGGTGGTGGCGGTGGGAAACCCTTTTGGTTTGGGACAAACAGTGACCGCGGGGATTGTTTCTGCCAAAGGCCGTGTCATTGGGGCTGGTCCTTATGACAATTTCATTCAAACAGATGCCTCGATTAATCCAGGCAATTCAGGTGGCCCTCTTTTTAATTTGAATGGGGAGGTGATAGGAATTAATACCGCTATTATTGCCAGCGGCCAAGGAATTGGTTTTGCCATTCCCATCAATGTAGCCAAAAATCTGGCCCCGCAACTCGAAAAAAAAGGCAAGGTGAGTCGGGGATTTTTAGGCGTTGGAATTCAGGAGATGGATGAAAATTTGGTGAAGTCATTTGGTCTATCCAACGATAAGGGCGCGTTGGTGGTGGGTGTGAACCCTGGGGGGCCCGCAGAAAAAGTAGGTATTGAGGTGGGAGATGTGATTGTCTCCTTCAACGGAAAAACCATTGAGGGGGCCCACGATTTACCCATTCAGGTTTCTCAAGCTTCTGTGGGATCAAAAGTTCCTGTGGAAATTATCCGTAAAGGGCAAAAGAAAAATTTTATGGTAGAAATTACGGAGCTTGAACCTGCAGAAAAACAAATGGCTCAATCCGAAAAAGCCTCAGGGACACTGGGTTTGCAGGTTCGAGAACCCAAAATAGATGAACTGGAAGAATTGGGTTTGAGATCTAAAAAAGGGGTGCTGGTGGCCCGTGTAGGCCAAGATTCAGCTGCACAATGGGTGGGTTTACAAGGGGGGGACGTGATTTTGGAAATCAATAGCAATCCTATTAATAGTCTGGAGGATTATAATCAGACGGTTTCAAAAATTAAGAATGGGGATATTGTACGCATGCTGGTGAAACGCGGGCAGAGGAGTAGTTACTTGGCTTTTCGGAAGTGA